Proteins encoded within one genomic window of Amycolatopsis nigrescens CSC17Ta-90:
- a CDS encoding histidine triad nucleotide-binding protein: protein MSDAESLFERIIAREVPAEIVWESDTVLAFRDINPQAKTHVLVVPKKRFRNVAELAAEPELLADVITAAAKVAELEGITESGYRVVFNTELDAGQTVFHVHAHVLGGEQLGFFGRHSG, encoded by the coding sequence ATGAGTGACGCGGAATCGTTGTTTGAGCGGATCATCGCGCGGGAGGTGCCGGCGGAGATCGTGTGGGAGAGCGACACGGTGCTGGCGTTCCGGGACATAAACCCGCAGGCCAAGACGCATGTGCTGGTGGTGCCGAAGAAGCGTTTCCGCAACGTGGCCGAGCTGGCCGCGGAACCCGAACTGCTCGCCGACGTGATCACCGCGGCGGCCAAGGTCGCCGAACTCGAAGGCATCACCGAATCCGGCTACCGGGTGGTCTTCAACACCGAACTCGACGCCGGCCAGACCGTCTTCCACGTGCACGCCCACGTGCTCGGCGGCGAACAACTGGGCTTCTTCGGCCGGCACTCCGGGTAA
- a CDS encoding 16S rRNA (uracil(1498)-N(3))-methyltransferase, with amino-acid sequence MTDSTPPVFLVDELPTGEQAVLTGEEARHAATVRRLRAGERLVLSDGRGGMAACVVDAVQAGRDAELRLKLDRRWTEPPPELRVLVAQALAKGDRGELAVELATEAGVDEILPWRAARSVARWDDGARGAKALARWQGAARAAAKQARRAWVPPVREPVDTTGLAAAVRDSAAALVLEGTATERLTELDLPPAGDLLLVVGPEGGIAPAELAALTSAGATPVRLGPTVLRTSTAAAVALGALGARTTRWA; translated from the coding sequence ATGACGGACAGCACCCCGCCGGTCTTCCTGGTCGACGAGCTGCCCACCGGTGAGCAGGCCGTGCTCACCGGTGAGGAGGCCAGGCACGCGGCCACCGTGCGCCGGCTGCGGGCCGGCGAACGGCTGGTGCTCTCCGACGGTCGCGGCGGGATGGCCGCCTGCGTGGTGGACGCCGTGCAGGCCGGCCGCGACGCCGAGCTGCGGCTGAAGCTGGACCGCCGCTGGACCGAGCCGCCGCCGGAACTTCGCGTGCTGGTGGCGCAGGCGCTGGCCAAGGGAGACCGGGGCGAGCTGGCGGTCGAACTGGCCACCGAGGCCGGTGTCGACGAGATCCTGCCATGGCGGGCCGCCCGCAGCGTCGCACGCTGGGACGACGGCGCGCGCGGCGCCAAAGCGCTGGCCCGGTGGCAGGGCGCTGCCAGGGCCGCCGCGAAACAGGCCCGCCGCGCCTGGGTGCCCCCGGTGCGGGAACCGGTGGACACCACCGGACTGGCCGCCGCGGTCCGCGATTCGGCCGCCGCACTGGTGCTCGAAGGCACCGCGACCGAGCGGCTCACCGAGCTCGACCTGCCGCCCGCCGGCGACCTGCTGCTGGTCGTCGGCCCGGAAGGCGGGATCGCACCGGCCGAGCTGGCCGCGCTCACCAGCGCCGGAGCCACCCCCGTCCGGCTCGGCCCGACCGTGCTCCGCACCTCGACCGCGGCCGCCGTCGCACTTGGCGCACTGGGTGCCCGCACCACCCGCTGGGCCTGA
- a CDS encoding PhoH family protein — translation MAGTAQGGAARSGVPGDAPPPKTPEVGTNTAAAAKTAQSRFPIPDAAVLPLLGSRDENLRVAEELLEADVHVRGNEVTLTGIPADVAFAERVFAELVTLAGKGQQVGPDTVRRTVAMLSSGGAESPAEVLSMDILSRRGRTIRPKTLNQKRYVDAIDQHTIVFGIGPAGTGKTYLAMAKAVQALQAKQVTRIVLTRPAVEAGERLGYLPGTLNEKIDPYLRPLYDALHDMVDPESIPRLMQAGTIEIAPLAYMRGRTLNDAFIILDEAQNTTPEQMKMFLTRLGFGSKIVVTGDITQVDLPSGQRSGLRVVKEILEGVEDLHFAQLTSQDVVRHRLVGDIVDAYEKWQSIQDATGTTWNGRR, via the coding sequence GTGGCCGGTACCGCACAGGGTGGAGCCGCCCGATCCGGCGTCCCCGGGGACGCCCCACCACCGAAGACACCCGAGGTCGGAACGAACACGGCGGCAGCCGCCAAAACAGCCCAGTCCAGGTTCCCCATCCCGGACGCGGCGGTACTCCCGTTGCTGGGCTCCAGGGACGAGAACCTGCGCGTCGCCGAAGAACTCCTCGAAGCCGACGTGCACGTCCGGGGCAACGAGGTCACCCTCACCGGCATACCCGCCGACGTGGCCTTCGCCGAACGGGTGTTCGCCGAACTGGTCACCCTCGCCGGAAAAGGCCAGCAGGTAGGCCCGGACACCGTGCGCCGCACGGTGGCGATGCTGTCCTCCGGCGGCGCCGAATCCCCGGCCGAAGTGCTCAGCATGGACATCCTGTCCCGGCGCGGCCGCACGATCAGGCCCAAGACGCTGAACCAGAAGCGCTACGTCGACGCGATCGACCAGCACACCATCGTGTTCGGCATCGGCCCTGCCGGCACCGGCAAGACCTACCTCGCGATGGCCAAGGCCGTGCAGGCACTGCAGGCCAAGCAGGTCACCAGGATCGTGCTGACCAGGCCAGCGGTGGAGGCGGGGGAGCGGCTCGGCTACCTGCCCGGCACGCTGAACGAGAAGATCGACCCCTACCTGCGGCCGCTCTACGACGCGCTGCACGACATGGTCGACCCGGAGTCCATCCCCAGGCTGATGCAGGCCGGCACGATCGAGATCGCGCCGCTGGCCTACATGCGGGGCCGGACCCTCAACGACGCCTTCATCATCCTGGACGAGGCGCAGAACACCACGCCCGAGCAGATGAAGATGTTCCTGACCCGGCTCGGCTTCGGCTCGAAGATCGTGGTCACCGGCGACATCACCCAGGTCGACCTGCCCAGCGGGCAGCGCAGCGGGCTGCGCGTGGTCAAGGAGATCCTGGAAGGCGTGGAAGATCTGCACTTCGCCCAGCTGACCAGCCAGGACGTGGTACGGCACCGGCTGGTAGGGGACATCGTGGACGCCTACGAGAAGTGGCAGTCGATCCAGGACGCCACCGGCACCACCTGGAACGGCCGACGGTGA
- the ybeY gene encoding rRNA maturation RNase YbeY, with protein MSIEIANESGVPVDETSIVAAARFSLDKMEVSPLAELSVLLVTLDVMEDLHERWMDLPGPTDVMAFPMDELDSARRPDAAEASPALLGDIVLCPAFAKDQAHTAGHSLTDELHLLTVHGVLHLLGYDHAEPAEEREMFGLQKRILGEFREAVADAKRRDVQRSADDRLLGAAGLDGGQPSAEPG; from the coding sequence ATGAGCATCGAAATCGCCAACGAGTCCGGCGTTCCGGTGGACGAGACCTCCATCGTCGCGGCCGCGCGGTTCTCGCTGGACAAGATGGAGGTCAGCCCGCTCGCCGAGCTGTCCGTGCTGCTGGTCACCCTGGACGTGATGGAGGACCTGCACGAGCGCTGGATGGACCTGCCGGGCCCGACCGACGTGATGGCCTTCCCGATGGACGAGCTCGACTCGGCCCGCCGCCCGGATGCCGCCGAGGCGTCCCCGGCGCTGCTCGGCGACATCGTGCTCTGCCCCGCTTTCGCCAAGGACCAGGCGCACACCGCCGGTCACTCGCTGACCGACGAACTGCACCTGCTGACCGTTCACGGCGTGCTGCACCTGCTCGGCTACGACCACGCCGAGCCCGCCGAAGAGCGGGAGATGTTCGGGCTGCAGAAGCGGATCCTTGGCGAGTTCCGGGAGGCGGTGGCCGACGCCAAGCGCCGCGACGTGCAGCGCAGCGCCGACGACCGGCTGCTCGGCGCGGCCGGCCTGGACGGCGGCCAGCCCTCGGCCGAACCCGGCTGA
- a CDS encoding hemolysin family protein, whose protein sequence is MVSSTALLLIAVLLVLLAGMFAAADAAVSTVSQARAEGLVRLGRPGARQLAAVVAERRRHINLLLLLRLGCELTSTVLVTVVFLRWISPVGVAVLVAALVMLVVCYVLVGVGPRTIGRQHPYRVGTLVAGPVRVLGSVLGPLSRLLIVLGNAITPGKGFREGPFTSEVELRELVDLAQERGVVEDSEREMIHSVFELGDTVAREVMVPRTEIVWIEQDKTVRQALALALRTGFTRIPVIGESVDEIVGVANIKDLMPAYMAEGGPLRQVDELMNPASYVPDSKRLDDLLKEMQLSHNHMAIAVDEYGGTAGLLTIEDILEEIVGEITDESDPDERPPVEHLDEKSVRVSARLGVDDLGELFGIDLEDHDVETVGGLLAERLGRVPLPGAEAEVAGLRLHAEGGKDRRGRMRITTVVVQACDDRIAGRRVRVTGPGENDERDRSVEHA, encoded by the coding sequence ATGGTCAGTTCCACCGCGCTGCTGCTGATCGCCGTCCTGCTGGTGCTGCTCGCCGGGATGTTCGCCGCCGCGGACGCCGCCGTGAGCACGGTGTCGCAGGCCAGGGCGGAAGGGCTGGTCCGGCTCGGCCGTCCCGGCGCCAGGCAGCTGGCCGCGGTGGTCGCGGAACGGCGCCGGCACATCAACCTGCTGCTGTTGCTGCGGCTGGGTTGCGAGCTGACCTCCACCGTGCTCGTCACCGTGGTGTTCTTGCGCTGGATCTCCCCGGTCGGGGTGGCGGTGCTGGTGGCCGCGCTGGTGATGCTGGTGGTCTGCTACGTGCTGGTCGGGGTCGGCCCGCGGACCATCGGACGGCAGCACCCCTACCGCGTCGGCACCCTGGTGGCAGGGCCGGTGCGGGTGCTCGGTTCGGTCCTCGGCCCGCTGAGCAGGCTGCTTATCGTGCTGGGCAACGCGATCACGCCCGGCAAGGGGTTCCGCGAAGGGCCGTTCACCTCCGAGGTCGAGCTGCGGGAACTGGTCGACCTGGCGCAGGAACGCGGCGTGGTCGAGGACTCCGAGCGGGAGATGATCCACTCGGTGTTCGAGCTCGGGGACACCGTAGCCCGCGAGGTGATGGTGCCGCGCACCGAAATCGTCTGGATCGAACAGGACAAGACCGTGCGCCAAGCGCTCGCGCTGGCGCTGCGCACCGGGTTCACCCGGATCCCGGTGATCGGCGAGTCGGTGGACGAGATCGTCGGCGTGGCCAACATCAAGGACCTGATGCCGGCGTACATGGCCGAGGGCGGGCCGCTGCGCCAGGTCGACGAGCTGATGAACCCGGCCAGCTACGTGCCGGACTCCAAGCGGCTCGACGACCTGCTCAAGGAGATGCAGCTCTCGCACAACCACATGGCGATCGCGGTGGACGAGTACGGCGGCACCGCGGGCCTGCTGACCATCGAGGACATCCTGGAGGAGATCGTCGGCGAGATCACCGACGAGTCCGATCCCGACGAGCGGCCCCCGGTGGAGCACCTCGACGAGAAGTCGGTGCGGGTGTCCGCACGGCTCGGCGTGGACGACCTCGGTGAGCTGTTCGGGATCGACCTGGAGGACCACGACGTGGAGACGGTCGGCGGGCTGCTCGCCGAACGGCTCGGCCGCGTCCCGCTGCCCGGCGCGGAGGCCGAGGTGGCCGGGCTGCGGCTGCACGCCGAGGGCGGCAAGGACCGCCGCGGCCGGATGCGGATCACCACGGTGGTGGTGCAGGCCTGCGACGATCGGATCGCAGGCCGCCGGGTGCGGGTGACCGGCCCCGGCGAGAACGACGAGCGAGACAGGAGCGTCGAACATGCCTGA
- the dnaJ gene encoding molecular chaperone DnaJ codes for MARDYYGILGVAKNATEQEIKRAYRKLARELHPDVNRAEDAQLRFSEVTTAYEVLSDPQKRKIVDLGGDPLDNGAGAGGGRGGDPFAGFGGLGDIMDAFFGAASGGGGRGRGPRSRVQPGSDALIRLGLTLEECATGVDKDITVDTAILCDLCRGAGTAEGATTKTCDTCGGQGEIQSVQRSFLGQVVTARPCPVCRGFGEVITDPCRQCGGDGRVRSRRSVTAKIPPGVGDGMRIRLSGQGEVGAGGGPAGDLYVEVDEEAHDVFIRQGHDLHCNFRIPMTTAALGASVPLETLIDGEYELDIEPGTQPATELVLTGKGMPRLRSSGRVDGRGDLHVHIDVTVPTKLDDGQRELLVELARVRGEEVPTLGSNGKHGGLFSKLRTKSHK; via the coding sequence GTGGCGAGGGACTACTACGGCATTCTCGGGGTGGCCAAAAACGCCACCGAGCAGGAGATCAAGCGGGCTTATCGCAAGCTCGCGCGTGAGCTCCACCCCGATGTGAACCGGGCGGAGGACGCCCAGCTCCGGTTCAGCGAGGTCACCACCGCCTACGAGGTGCTCTCCGACCCGCAGAAGCGCAAGATCGTCGACCTTGGCGGCGACCCGCTGGACAACGGGGCCGGCGCGGGCGGCGGCCGTGGTGGCGACCCGTTCGCTGGGTTCGGCGGCCTCGGCGACATCATGGACGCCTTCTTCGGCGCGGCCTCCGGCGGCGGCGGTCGCGGGCGCGGCCCGCGCAGCAGGGTCCAGCCCGGCTCGGACGCGCTGATCCGGCTCGGCCTGACGCTGGAGGAATGCGCCACCGGGGTGGACAAGGACATCACGGTGGACACCGCGATCCTCTGCGATCTGTGCCGCGGCGCCGGCACCGCCGAGGGCGCCACCACCAAGACCTGCGACACCTGCGGCGGCCAGGGAGAGATCCAGTCCGTCCAGCGCTCCTTCCTCGGCCAGGTGGTCACCGCCAGGCCGTGCCCGGTCTGCCGCGGTTTCGGCGAGGTCATCACCGACCCGTGCCGGCAGTGCGGTGGCGACGGTCGGGTCCGCTCCAGGCGCAGCGTGACCGCGAAGATCCCGCCCGGCGTCGGCGACGGGATGCGCATCCGGCTCTCCGGGCAGGGCGAGGTGGGGGCCGGCGGCGGCCCGGCCGGTGACCTGTACGTCGAGGTGGACGAGGAGGCGCACGACGTCTTCATCCGCCAGGGCCACGACCTGCACTGCAACTTCCGGATCCCGATGACCACCGCCGCGCTCGGCGCCAGCGTGCCGCTGGAGACGCTGATCGACGGCGAGTACGAGCTGGACATCGAACCGGGCACGCAGCCCGCCACCGAACTGGTGCTCACCGGCAAGGGCATGCCGCGGCTGCGCTCGTCCGGCCGGGTGGACGGCCGGGGCGACCTGCACGTGCACATCGACGTCACGGTGCCGACCAAGCTCGACGACGGGCAGCGCGAGCTCCTGGTCGAGCTGGCCAGGGTCCGCGGCGAAGAGGTGCCGACTCTGGGCAGCAACGGCAAGCACGGTGGCCTGTTCTCGAAGCTGCGCACCAAGAGCCACAAGTAA